A window of Haliscomenobacter hydrossis DSM 1100 contains these coding sequences:
- a CDS encoding sodium:solute symporter family transporter translates to MQDSSWFVATVGLLLAYTAVILFFVVRGALRTKSMADYAVGQGFSPYAVGLSLATATTSAATFIINPGFIALYGWSAFVGFGICMPAGLFLSQIVLTKSFRRYGKTVKALTMAQWIGQRYESKRFALFFAFLSLLLITFIVLICVGITKVLSQALGMSEFPVLTGMVVFVFSYMMFGGANSMVYTNTLQALIKLLVAVMLLLSGHEYLAKGVDSFWNQLAVISPSLSAFPNPASPLYRDFFEIVICNFVIGIAIVCQPHLITKSLLLRDDKDVNRYLWVGSLAQMTFFLVVFAGFYARFMFPDLTVDGTPLKMDGIMSAYVLREFSVWAGLIVILGLLSAGLSTLEALIQALSTTITSDIIKPLFGQLIKTERTYFMLNKVVIIGLAVIAIALSWQQLQHPKLSVGIFAQLGVYGFFSTAFVPVLFGIFLKDVPRWVVVMAALTAFVLHFGAYFGGISPYLQGTVRNPAVASTFGILGALGVGLLGYGLAIRRKN, encoded by the coding sequence ATGCAAGATAGCTCTTGGTTCGTCGCCACGGTAGGACTTTTGCTCGCCTATACTGCCGTCATCTTATTTTTTGTGGTCCGGGGAGCGCTGCGCACCAAATCGATGGCCGATTACGCGGTGGGGCAAGGGTTTTCGCCATATGCCGTAGGCCTCTCTTTAGCCACGGCCACCACCAGTGCAGCTACCTTTATCATCAATCCAGGCTTTATTGCGCTGTATGGCTGGAGCGCCTTTGTGGGTTTTGGGATTTGTATGCCCGCAGGTTTGTTTTTGTCACAAATTGTGTTGACCAAAAGTTTTCGCCGCTACGGCAAAACGGTCAAAGCCCTGACCATGGCGCAATGGATTGGCCAGCGTTACGAAAGCAAACGTTTCGCCTTGTTTTTTGCTTTTTTGTCCCTGCTGCTGATCACGTTTATCGTGTTGATTTGTGTGGGCATCACCAAGGTATTGTCGCAAGCATTGGGCATGAGTGAATTTCCGGTATTGACGGGCATGGTGGTCTTTGTGTTCAGTTACATGATGTTTGGCGGGGCCAACTCGATGGTGTACACCAATACCTTACAGGCCCTGATCAAGCTACTCGTGGCGGTGATGCTTTTGTTGTCGGGGCACGAATATTTGGCAAAGGGCGTCGATTCTTTTTGGAATCAATTGGCCGTCATATCCCCCAGTTTGAGTGCCTTCCCCAATCCGGCCAGTCCCTTGTACCGCGACTTTTTTGAAATCGTGATTTGTAATTTTGTGATCGGAATTGCCATAGTTTGTCAGCCTCACCTGATCACCAAATCTTTGCTGTTGCGCGACGATAAAGATGTGAACCGCTACCTCTGGGTGGGTTCATTGGCCCAAATGACGTTTTTTCTGGTCGTCTTCGCCGGGTTTTATGCCCGCTTTATGTTTCCTGATTTGACTGTAGATGGCACGCCGCTAAAAATGGACGGCATCATGTCAGCTTACGTGCTGCGCGAGTTCTCGGTATGGGCAGGTTTGATCGTGATTTTGGGGTTACTCAGCGCGGGACTTTCCACCCTGGAGGCCTTGATCCAGGCGCTTTCTACCACGATTACTTCGGACATCATCAAACCGCTTTTTGGTCAATTGATCAAAACCGAGCGCACGTACTTTATGCTCAATAAAGTGGTCATCATCGGTTTGGCCGTGATTGCCATCGCGCTTTCCTGGCAGCAATTGCAACACCCTAAATTGAGTGTGGGCATCTTTGCACAATTGGGGGTTTATGGGTTTTTCTCGACGGCTTTTGTGCCGGTTTTGTTTGGGATATTTTTGAAGGATGTCCCCCGTTGGGTCGTGGTGATGGCGGCTCTGACGGCTTTTGTGCTGCATTTTGGGGCTTATTTTGGGGGAATCAGTCCGTATTTGCAGGGAACGGTACGGAACCCGGCGGTGGCGTCGACTTTTGGAATTTTAGGGGCGCTGGGTGTGGGGTTGTTGGGGTATGGGTTGGCTATAAGGAGAAAAAATTAA
- a CDS encoding GRP family sugar transporter: MFIIETYPVAVLFCIITMFCWGSWANTQKLAAANWRFELFYWDYVIGIVVLSLLFAFTLGSFGAGGRSFLADVQQADQANLVSALWGGILFNAANILLVAAIAIAGMSVAFPVGIGLALVIGVIVNYLDAPVGNALMLFGGVALIAVAILLNASAYRKLSSNTGGVSTKGLLLSVIAGALMGLFYKYVANSMFPDFTNPVAGKLSPYTAVVIFSLGILLSNVVFNTLLMKRPFVGTPVGYADYFRGDVKSHLMGVLGGAIWCIGMSFSIIASDLAGPAISYGLGQGATIVAALWGIYIWKEFKGAPTGTSTLLNIMLLCYVIGLGLIIAAR; the protein is encoded by the coding sequence ATGTTCATCATTGAAACCTATCCGGTCGCAGTACTCTTTTGCATCATTACCATGTTTTGTTGGGGTTCCTGGGCCAATACCCAAAAACTCGCCGCAGCCAACTGGCGCTTTGAACTTTTTTACTGGGACTACGTCATCGGTATTGTAGTGCTGTCCTTACTTTTTGCCTTCACTCTAGGGAGTTTTGGTGCGGGAGGACGTTCATTTTTGGCCGATGTACAACAAGCCGATCAGGCCAATCTGGTCTCCGCACTTTGGGGAGGTATCCTGTTCAACGCCGCCAATATCCTCCTGGTAGCAGCTATTGCTATCGCGGGGATGTCGGTGGCTTTTCCGGTAGGGATTGGCCTGGCACTGGTCATTGGGGTGATCGTCAATTACCTGGATGCACCGGTGGGCAATGCGCTGATGCTTTTTGGGGGAGTGGCGCTCATTGCGGTGGCCATTTTGCTCAATGCCAGCGCGTACCGCAAATTGTCCAGTAATACGGGCGGAGTTTCTACCAAAGGGTTGTTGCTCTCCGTCATCGCGGGTGCTCTGATGGGGCTTTTTTACAAGTACGTCGCCAATTCGATGTTCCCGGATTTTACCAATCCGGTTGCGGGAAAATTGAGCCCTTATACGGCAGTCGTTATTTTTTCCTTAGGGATTCTCTTGAGCAACGTCGTATTCAATACCCTGCTGATGAAACGGCCTTTTGTGGGTACGCCAGTGGGTTATGCCGATTATTTTCGGGGGGATGTAAAAAGCCATTTGATGGGCGTGTTGGGTGGGGCAATCTGGTGTATCGGGATGTCTTTCAGCATCATTGCTTCGGATCTGGCCGGACCGGCCATTTCTTACGGTTTGGGGCAGGGGGCAACCATTGTGGCGGCACTGTGGGGCATTTACATTTGGAAAGAATTTAAGGGTGCTCCGACTGGAACGTCCACTTTGCTCAACATCATGTTGTTGTGCTATGTCATTGGGCTGGGATTGATTATTGCTGCGCGGTAA
- the rbsK gene encoding ribokinase, producing MPRILVIGSSNTDMVVKTARFPQPGETIIGGDFFMFPGGKGANQAVAAARVGGVVDLIAKVGNDVFGTQAVEGFAHEGINVAYVLTDPKLASGVALITVNGEGENEIVVAPGANAALTPADLDLAEAAFESTDLILMQLETPLETVLHAAKKAKALGKPFVLNPAPAQVLPAELFPLLSLITPNETEAALLTGLSWEGEGALSRIAEALLQKGVENVIITLGAKGAYFQNADSYFQVAAPVVTAVDTTAAGDVFNGALAVALAEGKDWQPAIDFACQAGAIAVTRMGAQTSAPYREELMLRVE from the coding sequence ATGCCACGTATACTCGTGATTGGAAGCTCAAATACCGATATGGTTGTTAAAACCGCCCGTTTTCCACAACCTGGAGAAACCATCATCGGCGGTGATTTTTTTATGTTCCCCGGTGGGAAAGGAGCCAACCAGGCTGTAGCTGCTGCTCGTGTCGGTGGGGTGGTGGATTTGATCGCCAAAGTGGGCAACGACGTCTTCGGTACTCAGGCTGTTGAAGGTTTTGCTCATGAGGGCATCAATGTAGCCTATGTGTTGACCGACCCTAAGCTGGCCTCTGGCGTTGCTCTCATTACCGTAAATGGCGAAGGAGAAAACGAAATTGTGGTAGCTCCAGGGGCCAATGCTGCCCTGACTCCTGCCGACCTGGATCTGGCCGAAGCGGCGTTTGAAAGTACTGATTTGATCTTGATGCAATTGGAGACGCCACTGGAGACGGTGTTGCACGCTGCCAAAAAAGCCAAAGCTTTGGGCAAACCTTTTGTGCTTAATCCCGCTCCAGCCCAGGTTCTACCCGCCGAGTTGTTTCCCTTGCTTTCCCTGATTACCCCCAACGAAACCGAGGCTGCGCTGCTCACTGGCTTGTCTTGGGAAGGCGAAGGGGCATTGTCACGTATTGCCGAAGCTTTACTACAAAAAGGCGTTGAAAATGTCATCATCACTTTGGGGGCAAAAGGCGCCTATTTTCAAAATGCCGATTCTTATTTCCAAGTTGCGGCGCCAGTGGTAACAGCCGTGGATACTACTGCGGCAGGAGATGTATTCAACGGAGCTTTGGCAGTTGCTTTGGCAGAAGGAAAGGATTGGCAGCCCGCGATTGATTTTGCCTGTCAGGCAGGCGCTATTGCGGTTACGCGGATGGGGGCTCAGACGTCGGCACCGTATCGGGAGGAGTTGATGCTGCGGGTGGAGTAG
- a CDS encoding GreA/GreB family elongation factor translates to MKPFKTALHQACLERIDQRIALANQAMEDIQNSANQETKSSAGDKYETGRAMMQQEKDKQAIQLAQALELRQQFEHIDPALSFEDIQPGSLVLTDEGYYFLAASLGKVIVEDKTVYVLSTASPLGQALLRRRVGDKIQFQQRHIQIIDLR, encoded by the coding sequence ATGAAACCATTTAAAACCGCCTTACATCAAGCCTGTTTGGAACGCATCGACCAGCGCATTGCCCTGGCCAATCAGGCCATGGAAGACATCCAAAATTCCGCCAATCAGGAAACCAAAAGTAGTGCTGGTGATAAGTATGAGACGGGAAGAGCGATGATGCAGCAGGAAAAAGATAAACAGGCCATTCAACTGGCACAAGCCCTGGAACTTCGACAGCAATTTGAACACATTGATCCCGCCTTATCGTTCGAAGATATTCAACCAGGTAGCTTGGTTTTGACGGACGAAGGCTACTATTTCCTGGCCGCTAGTTTGGGTAAGGTGATCGTGGAGGATAAGACGGTTTATGTCCTCTCTACTGCTTCGCCACTGGGGCAAGCATTGTTGCGCAGGCGTGTTGGAGATAAGATCCAGTTTCAGCAGCGCCATATTCAAATTATAGACTTAAGGTGA
- a CDS encoding DUF2911 domain-containing protein, protein MKKCILPLLLLCSMQLLQAQANLPQKSPKASVGYRVGLTDVSVQYHAPAARGRSIWGGIVPYGKVWRAGANNATTVSFSTSVILEGKTLAAGTYAFFLIPNETQRWTAVFNTDAKQWGAYIYSEAKDAARLNARVTELPNPVERLSYSIEDRSLEEGQIILVWGNKKIAVPFRVEVIPSALANYDSLIVKADAEQKWYYQAEAADLLIEAGKLKEAQKYLDESLKNGEHVWNLWKKAQWQAKSGDYKGAFATTEKIRNLAKTGNKEEKGVFGNMELDLLETEKRWRSAQDEIQAASNAQRDINRDIWIPFSEAYASNDADKYLALHTKDFIRANGNDKTSDDLAGYRKHVESSFAWAGEKGGRTTIEFRFFERIASASTASERGIYKYSYFPKEGTPNIGYGKFHVLLRKENGVWKILTDYDSSEGGKVGEADYKAAMAVDDFAKF, encoded by the coding sequence ATGAAAAAATGTATTCTACCGCTGTTGCTGCTGTGCAGCATGCAACTGCTACAGGCACAAGCCAACCTCCCACAAAAAAGCCCCAAAGCCAGTGTTGGCTACCGCGTGGGGCTTACCGATGTAAGTGTACAATACCATGCCCCCGCAGCGCGTGGCCGCAGCATTTGGGGAGGGATCGTTCCCTACGGTAAAGTTTGGCGCGCCGGTGCCAACAATGCCACTACCGTTAGTTTTAGTACATCGGTTATTTTGGAGGGCAAAACCCTCGCAGCGGGGACTTATGCCTTCTTTCTTATTCCCAACGAAACCCAACGTTGGACGGCAGTTTTTAACACCGATGCCAAACAATGGGGTGCCTACATCTACAGCGAAGCCAAAGACGCAGCAAGACTTAACGCCCGGGTAACGGAATTGCCCAATCCAGTAGAGCGATTGAGTTACAGCATTGAAGACCGTAGCCTGGAAGAAGGGCAAATCATCCTGGTTTGGGGCAATAAAAAAATTGCGGTTCCCTTTCGAGTGGAGGTAATTCCCAGTGCTTTGGCAAATTACGATAGCCTCATTGTAAAGGCAGATGCCGAGCAAAAGTGGTACTACCAGGCCGAAGCAGCCGACCTGCTCATTGAGGCCGGAAAATTAAAGGAAGCCCAAAAATACCTCGATGAAAGCCTCAAAAACGGAGAACACGTCTGGAACCTCTGGAAAAAAGCCCAGTGGCAAGCCAAAAGTGGCGATTACAAAGGGGCTTTTGCTACGACTGAAAAAATACGTAACCTCGCCAAAACCGGAAACAAAGAAGAAAAAGGGGTATTTGGCAACATGGAATTGGACCTGCTGGAAACCGAAAAACGCTGGCGTAGTGCCCAGGATGAAATCCAAGCCGCCAGCAATGCCCAACGCGACATCAACCGCGACATCTGGATACCTTTTTCAGAAGCCTATGCCAGTAATGATGCGGACAAATACCTTGCCCTACATACCAAAGATTTCATCCGGGCCAATGGCAACGACAAAACCAGCGACGACCTGGCAGGCTACCGCAAGCACGTTGAAAGCAGTTTTGCTTGGGCCGGGGAAAAAGGTGGCCGCACCACCATTGAATTCCGCTTTTTTGAACGTATAGCTTCGGCGAGTACCGCGTCGGAGCGGGGCATTTACAAGTACTCGTATTTTCCCAAAGAGGGTACTCCAAACATTGGTTACGGAAAATTCCATGTGCTGTTGCGCAAAGAAAATGGGGTTTGGAAAATTTTGACGGATTACGATTCCAGTGAAGGCGGCAAAGTGGGCGAAGCGGATTACAAAGCGGCGATGGCTGTGGATGATTTTGCGAAGTTTTAA
- a CDS encoding DUF3179 domain-containing (seleno)protein, translated as MKKIFFLSVFLLVLFEIANVYFIMPMPGSQGMNSIGLAYFFYSWRWGFRIGLGIVALFSLWQSRFKRPWGPAIALLIWGYITYQFNFQMTAERMFIQPELVMKAAQENEVALKRLVIGVSHNGEASAYPIQFMAYHHQVRDVVGGQPIMVTYCNVCRTGRVFEPKIAGQNENFRLVGMDHFNAMFEDASTKSWWRQENGEAIAGPLKGQVLPEMACAQMTLKQWLKYHPNSKIMQADTTYAEEYKHQRNFENGNKKGKLTRTDTLSWKDKSWVVGINIGKVSKAFDWNLLKEKGIINDQVGDTPILLALAKDGKSFIAFERPNGEKFSLKNDTLSTASERYNWLGKSLNPSTPNLKNVTAYQEFWHSWKTFHGEAR; from the coding sequence GTGAAAAAAATCTTCTTCCTATCGGTCTTTCTCCTGGTCTTGTTCGAGATCGCGAACGTGTACTTCATCATGCCCATGCCGGGTAGTCAAGGGATGAACTCCATTGGTCTGGCTTATTTCTTCTACTCTTGGCGTTGGGGATTCCGAATTGGATTGGGGATTGTGGCATTGTTTAGCCTATGGCAAAGTCGGTTCAAACGACCTTGGGGTCCCGCCATAGCCCTGCTCATTTGGGGATACATCACGTATCAATTCAATTTTCAAATGACTGCTGAACGCATGTTCATTCAACCCGAATTGGTGATGAAAGCCGCTCAGGAAAACGAGGTAGCACTCAAACGTCTGGTCATTGGCGTCAGTCACAATGGGGAAGCCAGTGCTTATCCCATTCAGTTCATGGCCTATCACCACCAGGTGCGCGATGTGGTGGGTGGCCAACCGATTATGGTTACCTATTGCAATGTTTGCCGCACGGGCCGGGTGTTTGAACCCAAAATAGCCGGACAAAATGAAAACTTTCGGCTGGTGGGCATGGATCATTTCAATGCCATGTTTGAAGATGCAAGCACCAAATCCTGGTGGCGGCAAGAAAATGGCGAAGCCATTGCAGGACCGCTAAAGGGTCAGGTTTTACCCGAAATGGCTTGCGCCCAAATGACCCTCAAACAGTGGTTAAAATACCATCCGAATAGCAAAATCATGCAAGCCGATACCACTTATGCCGAGGAGTACAAACACCAAAGAAACTTTGAAAACGGCAACAAAAAAGGCAAACTTACCCGCACCGACACCCTATCCTGGAAAGATAAATCCTGGGTAGTGGGCATCAACATCGGCAAAGTCAGCAAAGCTTTTGACTGGAATCTGCTAAAAGAAAAAGGCATCATCAATGATCAGGTAGGCGACACCCCGATTCTGCTCGCACTGGCCAAAGACGGAAAAAGTTTTATCGCTTTTGAACGACCCAATGGAGAGAAGTTCAGTTTGAAAAACGATACCCTAAGCACCGCAAGCGAGCGCTACAACTGGCTGGGAAAATCGCTTAACCCTTCCACACCTAATCTCAAAAATGTAACAGCTTACCAGGAATTCTGGCACAGTTGGAAAACCTTTCATGGGGAGGCCCGGTAA
- a CDS encoding peroxiredoxin family protein, with the protein MNRFIQVVSIAVLLLGLWSCTPKGTTIEGTIKGAENLQVFVDEVAIGRASTVLSKADINATGKYSINFPEGLKPGIYNLRVGAKKVNLVLNGSEKVITVNGDLSTFQDYAIEIEGSSDSKLLADCARRIMERQMSANDVGTFVDTTKSPLVGAFLAYMALGNAGPYIATQQRALEKLQKADPNSEIAAAYAEYLSVIEQQYIAEQSSQVVQVGKPAPEIDLPSPSGKRMKLSDLKGKVVLLDFWASWCGPCRGENPNVVAVYNKYKDKGFTIFSVSLDGFDDRRTQGATPAQISEARERGKQAWVQAIQADNLTWPYHVSDLKHWGAAPAAIYGVQGIPRAFMINKEGLVVATEVRGAANIEAELLKHL; encoded by the coding sequence ATGAACCGCTTCATCCAAGTTGTATCAATTGCCGTGTTGTTGCTGGGGCTATGGAGTTGCACCCCCAAGGGAACAACCATTGAAGGAACCATCAAAGGCGCTGAAAATTTGCAAGTATTCGTTGACGAAGTAGCCATTGGCCGCGCCAGTACGGTGCTGTCCAAAGCCGACATCAACGCAACGGGCAAGTACAGCATCAATTTTCCGGAAGGTTTAAAGCCGGGAATCTATAACCTCCGCGTAGGTGCCAAAAAGGTGAACCTCGTGTTGAATGGCAGTGAAAAAGTGATCACCGTAAATGGTGACTTGAGCACCTTCCAGGATTATGCCATCGAAATTGAAGGGTCCAGCGATTCGAAGTTACTGGCCGATTGTGCCCGTCGCATCATGGAGCGCCAAATGTCGGCCAATGATGTAGGTACCTTTGTGGATACCACCAAAAGTCCTTTGGTAGGCGCGTTTTTGGCCTACATGGCTTTGGGCAATGCCGGGCCTTATATTGCTACGCAACAACGGGCTTTGGAAAAATTACAAAAGGCTGATCCAAATTCTGAAATCGCTGCTGCTTACGCTGAATATCTTTCCGTGATTGAGCAACAATACATTGCGGAACAAAGCAGTCAGGTGGTACAAGTGGGCAAACCTGCACCAGAAATTGACTTGCCTAGTCCAAGTGGCAAAAGAATGAAGTTATCCGACCTGAAAGGTAAAGTGGTATTGCTCGACTTTTGGGCCAGCTGGTGTGGACCATGCCGGGGTGAAAACCCGAACGTCGTTGCGGTGTACAACAAATACAAAGACAAAGGTTTTACCATCTTCAGTGTATCACTCGACGGTTTTGACGACCGTAGAACCCAAGGCGCTACGCCTGCCCAAATCAGCGAAGCCCGTGAACGCGGCAAACAGGCCTGGGTTCAGGCCATTCAAGCCGACAACCTCACCTGGCCTTACCATGTTAGTGACCTGAAGCATTGGGGGGCAGCACCTGCCGCAATCTATGGCGTACAAGGCATACCCAGAGCGTTCATGATCAATAAGGAAGGTTTGGTCGTTGCGACAGAGGTACGTGGTGCCGCTAACATCGAAGCGGAGTTGTTGAAGCATTTGTAA
- the purL gene encoding phosphoribosylformylglycinamidine synthase subunit PurL: MQHVSEPEINAQVAQNLGLTEDEFDLIVKTMGRTPNFTELSIFSVMWSEHCSYKNSIHWLKTLPRDGRRLLVGAGEENAGLVDIGDGLACAFKIESHNHPSAIEPYQGAATGVGGIHRDIFTMGARPIAALNSLRFGNLDSAHTQHLIKGVVKGIGDYGNSFGVPTVGGEVYFNDCYNQNILVNAMSVGIVRVGQTISAIAEGEGNPIFIVGSATGKDGIHGATFASADLTEDSAEDLPAVQVGDPFQEKLLLEATLEVIKTGAVVGMQDMGAAGITCSTSEMSAKGKCGMHIDLSKVPTRQANMKAWEILLSESQERMLICVHKGQEQAVLDVFEKWDLECAQIGEVTNTGRLEFYYEGVLVADVPAEPLVLGGGAPVYQPEYTKPKYLDQVNKFNPKSINQPKDLKKVARTVFSSPNIVSKRWIFEQYDSMVRTNNMGTNAPSDASLVRVKGTNKALALTVDCNSSYVHADPYMGTVIAVAEAARNIVCSGGTPVAITNCLNFGSPKNPEVYWQFVNAIKGMGDACRKFDTPVTGGNVSFYNQSVFKDRTEPIFPTPTIGMLGILEDVKYQMTLNFKKDGHLIYMIGTPQNDINCSEYLRTYHKVQLSPAPTIDLDEEFHIQLNLSKLIRRRLIESAHDVSEGGLFATLVESALAGNIGFEFETDDNFRKDVYLFSESQSRVVITTTPEKEDDLVNYLNTHNIPFTRIGEVTGKRILVDGEDYGPLNEWKAIYDNTLGQKMENAI; this comes from the coding sequence ATGCAGCACGTATCCGAACCGGAAATTAATGCTCAGGTAGCCCAAAACTTGGGACTTACTGAGGACGAGTTTGACCTAATTGTCAAGACCATGGGGCGTACCCCCAATTTTACGGAGTTGAGCATCTTCTCAGTGATGTGGTCCGAACACTGTTCCTATAAAAATTCGATCCATTGGCTCAAAACGCTTCCCCGTGATGGTAGACGCCTCCTGGTGGGTGCGGGAGAAGAAAACGCTGGACTGGTCGACATTGGGGACGGTCTCGCGTGCGCCTTTAAAATTGAATCCCACAATCACCCTTCAGCCATCGAACCCTATCAGGGTGCAGCTACCGGGGTTGGGGGCATTCACCGCGATATTTTCACCATGGGTGCCCGCCCTATTGCAGCGCTCAATTCCTTGCGTTTTGGCAACCTCGACTCCGCACATACCCAGCACTTGATCAAGGGTGTGGTGAAAGGTATTGGAGATTATGGCAACTCCTTTGGGGTTCCTACCGTGGGTGGTGAAGTGTACTTCAACGATTGTTACAACCAGAATATCCTGGTCAATGCCATGTCGGTGGGCATTGTACGGGTAGGCCAAACCATATCGGCAATCGCCGAAGGGGAAGGCAATCCCATTTTTATTGTGGGATCAGCCACTGGTAAGGACGGCATTCACGGTGCGACTTTTGCCTCGGCAGACCTCACCGAAGATTCGGCAGAGGATCTTCCGGCCGTACAAGTTGGCGACCCCTTCCAGGAAAAACTCCTGCTGGAAGCCACCTTGGAAGTGATCAAAACGGGTGCAGTGGTTGGCATGCAAGACATGGGTGCCGCTGGCATTACCTGTTCTACATCCGAAATGAGCGCCAAAGGCAAATGTGGCATGCACATCGACCTTAGCAAAGTACCCACCCGCCAGGCCAACATGAAAGCCTGGGAAATTTTGCTTTCCGAAAGCCAGGAGCGCATGTTGATCTGCGTCCACAAAGGCCAGGAACAAGCAGTACTGGATGTGTTCGAAAAATGGGACCTGGAATGCGCCCAAATCGGCGAAGTAACCAACACCGGACGTTTGGAGTTTTATTATGAGGGTGTATTGGTCGCGGACGTACCCGCTGAGCCACTTGTTTTGGGTGGTGGAGCTCCGGTTTATCAACCTGAGTATACCAAACCCAAATACCTGGATCAGGTCAACAAGTTCAACCCCAAAAGCATCAACCAACCCAAGGACCTCAAAAAGGTAGCCCGCACGGTTTTTTCCTCGCCGAACATCGTGTCCAAACGTTGGATTTTTGAGCAATACGATTCCATGGTGCGCACCAACAACATGGGAACCAATGCGCCATCGGATGCTTCACTGGTTCGGGTAAAAGGAACCAATAAAGCTTTGGCACTTACCGTAGATTGCAATTCCAGCTACGTTCACGCGGATCCATACATGGGTACGGTCATTGCAGTGGCCGAAGCTGCCCGAAACATTGTCTGTTCAGGAGGTACACCCGTTGCCATCACCAACTGCCTGAATTTTGGCAGTCCCAAAAATCCGGAAGTGTACTGGCAATTCGTGAATGCCATTAAAGGGATGGGCGATGCATGCCGGAAGTTTGATACCCCGGTTACTGGTGGCAATGTGAGTTTTTACAACCAATCGGTTTTTAAAGACCGCACCGAACCCATCTTCCCTACCCCTACCATCGGTATGTTGGGAATCCTGGAGGATGTGAAGTACCAAATGACCTTGAATTTCAAAAAAGACGGGCATTTGATCTACATGATTGGCACGCCACAAAACGACATCAACTGTTCAGAATACCTGCGTACGTATCATAAGGTGCAACTTTCACCCGCACCCACTATTGATTTGGATGAAGAATTCCACATTCAGTTGAATTTGTCCAAATTGATCCGCCGTCGCTTGATCGAATCGGCGCACGATGTTTCTGAGGGTGGACTTTTTGCTACCCTGGTAGAATCGGCCTTGGCGGGCAACATCGGGTTTGAATTTGAAACGGATGACAATTTCCGCAAAGACGTGTACCTTTTTAGTGAAAGCCAAAGCAGAGTAGTCATTACCACAACTCCTGAAAAAGAAGATGATTTGGTCAACTACCTGAACACCCATAATATTCCTTTTACCAGAATCGGCGAAGTTACCGGAAAACGCATTCTGGTGGATGGCGAAGACTATGGCCCGCTGAATGAATGGAAAGCCATTTATGACAATACCTTAGGTCAAAAAATGGAAAATGCTATCTAG
- a CDS encoding SRPBCC family protein gives MKLFKTILLGLGGLLALILIIALFMKKDYAIERQISINKPNDEVFEYLKSLKNQQNWSTWNQADPEMKLTFRGTDGTVGSVSAWESNMMGDGEQEVVKIIEGERIDTELRFKGMFASVSPAYLKTEVLTDSTTRVTWGMSGKMAYPMNFMQVFISMEDMIGTEYEKSLVQLKGVLEK, from the coding sequence ATGAAGTTATTCAAAACAATCCTGCTTGGACTCGGTGGCTTGCTTGCCCTGATCCTAATTATTGCGCTCTTTATGAAAAAAGACTACGCCATTGAGCGCCAAATCAGCATCAACAAACCCAATGATGAAGTATTCGAATACCTGAAATCCCTCAAAAATCAACAAAACTGGAGCACCTGGAACCAGGCTGATCCCGAGATGAAACTCACGTTTCGCGGTACCGATGGCACGGTAGGCTCTGTTTCTGCCTGGGAGAGTAACATGATGGGCGATGGAGAACAAGAAGTTGTAAAAATCATCGAAGGAGAACGAATCGACACTGAATTGCGCTTTAAAGGTATGTTTGCCTCGGTATCACCTGCCTACCTGAAGACGGAAGTACTGACCGATTCAACGACCCGGGTAACCTGGGGTATGAGTGGCAAAATGGCCTATCCAATGAATTTCATGCAAGTTTTTATAAGCATGGAGGACATGATCGGGACGGAGTATGAGAAGTCCCTGGTGCAGTTGAAGGGGGTGTTGGAAAAGTAG